Proteins from a single region of Panulirus ornatus isolate Po-2019 chromosome 64, ASM3632096v1, whole genome shotgun sequence:
- the LOC139746269 gene encoding uncharacterized protein isoform X2: MNVCLTAEEVCRDGGFASFMPSSCQDFTGLWLLGMAEIAQLQEKLSFSSISHMEIDEKTLKRYLKAFQTVDAAYEKILATNDWRREFDVASITREAPGVRRVIDTKVAVIISQYDRNGRPVMYIAVRNHSIQRRNVEDMTQFIVYILEAICNKCAEDGPDNLCLVFDMKNFSMMCMDYVVLKNLFTIMSEHYPERLGVCLILNAPFFFTACWIIIRSWMDENTNGKIKFLKSYDELSHYVDPGSLPINL, encoded by the exons ATGAATGTCTGCCTCACCGCCGAGGAAGTGTGCAGGGATGGAGGATTTGCCAGTTTCATGCCATCGTCATGTCAGG ATTTTACAGGTTTGTGGCTATTAGGCATGGCAGAAATTGCTCAACTTCAAGAAAAACTGTCATTTAGCAGTATCAGCCACATGGAAATTGATGAGAAGACATTAAAGAGATATTTGAAGGCTTTTCAAACAGTAGATGCTGCATATGAA AAAATATTAGCAACGAATGATTGGAGAAGAGAATTTGATGTAGCAAGCATCACCAGAGAAGCACCAGGTGTGAGAAGAGTTATTGATACGAAAGTTGCTGTAATCATAAGTCAGTATGACAGAAATGGAAGGCCTGTTATGTACATTGCAGTTCGAAATCATAGCATCCAAAGGAGAAATGTAGAGGACATGACTCAATTCATAGTGTACATCTTG GAAGCCATTTGCAATAAGTGTGCAGAAGATGGGCCTGATAACCTTTGCCTGGTATTTGACATGAAGAACTTCAGCATGATGTGTATGGACTATGTTGTTCTTAAGAATCTTTTTACTATTATGAGTGAACACTACCCAGAACGGCTTGGAGTATGTCTCATCCTGAATGCTCCTTTTTTCTTCACAGCATGCTGGATTATTATTCGATCATG GATGGATGAGAATACCAATGGGAAGATAAAATTTCTAAAATCTTATGATGAACTCAGCCATTACGTAGACCCAGGTTCGTTACCCATAAATCTGTAG
- the LOC139746269 gene encoding uncharacterized protein isoform X3, producing the protein MNVCLTAEEVCRDGGFASFMPSSCQDFTGLWLLGMAEIAQLQEKLSFSSISHMEIDEKTLKRYLKAFQTVDAAYEKILATNDWRREFDVASITREAPGVRRVIDTKVAVIISQYDRNGRPVMYIAVRNHSIQRRNVEDMTQFIVYILEAICNKCAEDGPDNLCLVFDMKNFSMMCMDYVVLKNLFTIMSEHYPERLGVCLILNAPFFFTACWIIIRSWMDENTNGKIKFLKSYDELSHYVDPGS; encoded by the exons ATGAATGTCTGCCTCACCGCCGAGGAAGTGTGCAGGGATGGAGGATTTGCCAGTTTCATGCCATCGTCATGTCAGG ATTTTACAGGTTTGTGGCTATTAGGCATGGCAGAAATTGCTCAACTTCAAGAAAAACTGTCATTTAGCAGTATCAGCCACATGGAAATTGATGAGAAGACATTAAAGAGATATTTGAAGGCTTTTCAAACAGTAGATGCTGCATATGAA AAAATATTAGCAACGAATGATTGGAGAAGAGAATTTGATGTAGCAAGCATCACCAGAGAAGCACCAGGTGTGAGAAGAGTTATTGATACGAAAGTTGCTGTAATCATAAGTCAGTATGACAGAAATGGAAGGCCTGTTATGTACATTGCAGTTCGAAATCATAGCATCCAAAGGAGAAATGTAGAGGACATGACTCAATTCATAGTGTACATCTTG GAAGCCATTTGCAATAAGTGTGCAGAAGATGGGCCTGATAACCTTTGCCTGGTATTTGACATGAAGAACTTCAGCATGATGTGTATGGACTATGTTGTTCTTAAGAATCTTTTTACTATTATGAGTGAACACTACCCAGAACGGCTTGGAGTATGTCTCATCCTGAATGCTCCTTTTTTCTTCACAGCATGCTGGATTATTATTCGATCATG GATGGATGAGAATACCAATGGGAAGATAAAATTTCTAAAATCTTATGATGAACTCAGCCATTACGTAGACCCAG
- the LOC139746269 gene encoding uncharacterized protein isoform X5 gives MNVCLTAEEVCRDGGFASFMPSSCQDFTGLWLLGMAEIAQLQEKLSFSSISHMEIDEKTLKRYLKAFQTVDAAYEKILATNDWRREFDVASITREAPGVRRVIDTKVAVIISQYDRNGRPVMYIAVRNHSIQRRNVEDMTQFIVYILEAICNKCAEDGPDNLCLVFDMKNFSMMCMDYVVLKNLFTIMSEHYPERLGVCLILNAPFFFTACWIIIRSWFLNNHVL, from the exons ATGAATGTCTGCCTCACCGCCGAGGAAGTGTGCAGGGATGGAGGATTTGCCAGTTTCATGCCATCGTCATGTCAGG ATTTTACAGGTTTGTGGCTATTAGGCATGGCAGAAATTGCTCAACTTCAAGAAAAACTGTCATTTAGCAGTATCAGCCACATGGAAATTGATGAGAAGACATTAAAGAGATATTTGAAGGCTTTTCAAACAGTAGATGCTGCATATGAA AAAATATTAGCAACGAATGATTGGAGAAGAGAATTTGATGTAGCAAGCATCACCAGAGAAGCACCAGGTGTGAGAAGAGTTATTGATACGAAAGTTGCTGTAATCATAAGTCAGTATGACAGAAATGGAAGGCCTGTTATGTACATTGCAGTTCGAAATCATAGCATCCAAAGGAGAAATGTAGAGGACATGACTCAATTCATAGTGTACATCTTG GAAGCCATTTGCAATAAGTGTGCAGAAGATGGGCCTGATAACCTTTGCCTGGTATTTGACATGAAGAACTTCAGCATGATGTGTATGGACTATGTTGTTCTTAAGAATCTTTTTACTATTATGAGTGAACACTACCCAGAACGGCTTGGAGTATGTCTCATCCTGAATGCTCCTTTTTTCTTCACAGCATGCTGGATTATTATTCGATCATG
- the LOC139746269 gene encoding uncharacterized protein isoform X4 yields the protein MNVCLTAEEVCRDGGFASFMPSSCQDFTGLWLLGMAEIAQLQEKLSFSSISHMEIDEKTLKRYLKAFQTVDAAYEKILATNDWRREFDVASITREAPGVRRVIDTKVAVIISQYDRNGRPVMYIAVRNHSIQRRNVEDMTQFIVYILEAICNKCAEDGPDNLCLVFDMKNFSMMCMDYVVLKNLFTIMSEHYPERLGVCLILNAPFFFTACWIIIRSWIIFTSSE from the exons ATGAATGTCTGCCTCACCGCCGAGGAAGTGTGCAGGGATGGAGGATTTGCCAGTTTCATGCCATCGTCATGTCAGG ATTTTACAGGTTTGTGGCTATTAGGCATGGCAGAAATTGCTCAACTTCAAGAAAAACTGTCATTTAGCAGTATCAGCCACATGGAAATTGATGAGAAGACATTAAAGAGATATTTGAAGGCTTTTCAAACAGTAGATGCTGCATATGAA AAAATATTAGCAACGAATGATTGGAGAAGAGAATTTGATGTAGCAAGCATCACCAGAGAAGCACCAGGTGTGAGAAGAGTTATTGATACGAAAGTTGCTGTAATCATAAGTCAGTATGACAGAAATGGAAGGCCTGTTATGTACATTGCAGTTCGAAATCATAGCATCCAAAGGAGAAATGTAGAGGACATGACTCAATTCATAGTGTACATCTTG GAAGCCATTTGCAATAAGTGTGCAGAAGATGGGCCTGATAACCTTTGCCTGGTATTTGACATGAAGAACTTCAGCATGATGTGTATGGACTATGTTGTTCTTAAGAATCTTTTTACTATTATGAGTGAACACTACCCAGAACGGCTTGGAGTATGTCTCATCCTGAATGCTCCTTTTTTCTTCACAGCATGCTGGATTATTATTCGATCATG
- the LOC139746269 gene encoding uncharacterized protein isoform X1 has protein sequence MNVCLTAEEVCRDGGFASFMPSSCQDFTGLWLLGMAEIAQLQEKLSFSSISHMEIDEKTLKRYLKAFQTVDAAYEKILATNDWRREFDVASITREAPGVRRVIDTKVAVIISQYDRNGRPVMYIAVRNHSIQRRNVEDMTQFIVYILEAICNKCAEDGPDNLCLVFDMKNFSMMCMDYVVLKNLFTIMSEHYPERLGVCLILNAPFFFTACWIIIRSWMDENTNGKIKFLKSYDELSHYVDPGSSSLPQSERHSKQL, from the exons ATGAATGTCTGCCTCACCGCCGAGGAAGTGTGCAGGGATGGAGGATTTGCCAGTTTCATGCCATCGTCATGTCAGG ATTTTACAGGTTTGTGGCTATTAGGCATGGCAGAAATTGCTCAACTTCAAGAAAAACTGTCATTTAGCAGTATCAGCCACATGGAAATTGATGAGAAGACATTAAAGAGATATTTGAAGGCTTTTCAAACAGTAGATGCTGCATATGAA AAAATATTAGCAACGAATGATTGGAGAAGAGAATTTGATGTAGCAAGCATCACCAGAGAAGCACCAGGTGTGAGAAGAGTTATTGATACGAAAGTTGCTGTAATCATAAGTCAGTATGACAGAAATGGAAGGCCTGTTATGTACATTGCAGTTCGAAATCATAGCATCCAAAGGAGAAATGTAGAGGACATGACTCAATTCATAGTGTACATCTTG GAAGCCATTTGCAATAAGTGTGCAGAAGATGGGCCTGATAACCTTTGCCTGGTATTTGACATGAAGAACTTCAGCATGATGTGTATGGACTATGTTGTTCTTAAGAATCTTTTTACTATTATGAGTGAACACTACCCAGAACGGCTTGGAGTATGTCTCATCCTGAATGCTCCTTTTTTCTTCACAGCATGCTGGATTATTATTCGATCATG GATGGATGAGAATACCAATGGGAAGATAAAATTTCTAAAATCTTATGATGAACTCAGCCATTACGTAGACCCAG
- the LOC139746269 gene encoding uncharacterized protein isoform X7, whose translation MAEIAQLQEKLSFSSISHMEIDEKTLKRYLKAFQTVDAAYEKILATNDWRREFDVASITREAPGVRRVIDTKVAVIISQYDRNGRPVMYIAVRNHSIQRRNVEDMTQFIVYILEAICNKCAEDGPDNLCLVFDMKNFSMMCMDYVVLKNLFTIMSEHYPERLGVCLILNAPFFFTACWIIIRSWMDENTNGKIKFLKSYDELSHYVDPGSLPINL comes from the exons ATGGCAGAAATTGCTCAACTTCAAGAAAAACTGTCATTTAGCAGTATCAGCCACATGGAAATTGATGAGAAGACATTAAAGAGATATTTGAAGGCTTTTCAAACAGTAGATGCTGCATATGAA AAAATATTAGCAACGAATGATTGGAGAAGAGAATTTGATGTAGCAAGCATCACCAGAGAAGCACCAGGTGTGAGAAGAGTTATTGATACGAAAGTTGCTGTAATCATAAGTCAGTATGACAGAAATGGAAGGCCTGTTATGTACATTGCAGTTCGAAATCATAGCATCCAAAGGAGAAATGTAGAGGACATGACTCAATTCATAGTGTACATCTTG GAAGCCATTTGCAATAAGTGTGCAGAAGATGGGCCTGATAACCTTTGCCTGGTATTTGACATGAAGAACTTCAGCATGATGTGTATGGACTATGTTGTTCTTAAGAATCTTTTTACTATTATGAGTGAACACTACCCAGAACGGCTTGGAGTATGTCTCATCCTGAATGCTCCTTTTTTCTTCACAGCATGCTGGATTATTATTCGATCATG GATGGATGAGAATACCAATGGGAAGATAAAATTTCTAAAATCTTATGATGAACTCAGCCATTACGTAGACCCAGGTTCGTTACCCATAAATCTGTAG
- the LOC139746269 gene encoding uncharacterized protein isoform X6 — translation MAEIAQLQEKLSFSSISHMEIDEKTLKRYLKAFQTVDAAYEKILATNDWRREFDVASITREAPGVRRVIDTKVAVIISQYDRNGRPVMYIAVRNHSIQRRNVEDMTQFIVYILEAICNKCAEDGPDNLCLVFDMKNFSMMCMDYVVLKNLFTIMSEHYPERLGVCLILNAPFFFTACWIIIRSWMDENTNGKIKFLKSYDELSHYVDPGSSSLPQSERHSKQL, via the exons ATGGCAGAAATTGCTCAACTTCAAGAAAAACTGTCATTTAGCAGTATCAGCCACATGGAAATTGATGAGAAGACATTAAAGAGATATTTGAAGGCTTTTCAAACAGTAGATGCTGCATATGAA AAAATATTAGCAACGAATGATTGGAGAAGAGAATTTGATGTAGCAAGCATCACCAGAGAAGCACCAGGTGTGAGAAGAGTTATTGATACGAAAGTTGCTGTAATCATAAGTCAGTATGACAGAAATGGAAGGCCTGTTATGTACATTGCAGTTCGAAATCATAGCATCCAAAGGAGAAATGTAGAGGACATGACTCAATTCATAGTGTACATCTTG GAAGCCATTTGCAATAAGTGTGCAGAAGATGGGCCTGATAACCTTTGCCTGGTATTTGACATGAAGAACTTCAGCATGATGTGTATGGACTATGTTGTTCTTAAGAATCTTTTTACTATTATGAGTGAACACTACCCAGAACGGCTTGGAGTATGTCTCATCCTGAATGCTCCTTTTTTCTTCACAGCATGCTGGATTATTATTCGATCATG GATGGATGAGAATACCAATGGGAAGATAAAATTTCTAAAATCTTATGATGAACTCAGCCATTACGTAGACCCAG